In Legionella beliardensis, the following are encoded in one genomic region:
- a CDS encoding 2'-5' RNA ligase family protein produces the protein MCNRIAYNGTATNHSINIYLNGLILLLITTFTWANSNTSTAINIYLKLAPTSKIQKYNTQFEQLLIYKKSLANYQLTPSSAKHPLHITLYLTQYPGKNKQLIIKRIKKLAKNYHPFSIAAQGLTTTPSRYVMLTVQPQKYLQQLSNAVVLAVNDLRDRAANIPAWAAHNPQKLKSFQTYGSPNVFADYTPHITFLAPHVTYSAQEEQSIYQHLQHLVNEFNQRYPALVKARVSAIGIGLADNQGQITKELASFLLY, from the coding sequence ATGTGCAACAGGATTGCCTATAACGGCACAGCGACTAACCATAGTATAAACATCTATTTAAATGGGTTAATTTTATTACTTATTACCACGTTTACCTGGGCTAATTCAAATACCTCCACCGCAATTAATATTTATTTAAAATTAGCGCCAACCAGTAAAATTCAAAAATATAATACTCAATTTGAGCAATTATTAATTTATAAAAAAAGCTTAGCAAATTATCAATTAACGCCTAGTTCTGCAAAACATCCCTTACATATTACTCTCTATTTAACTCAATACCCTGGTAAAAATAAACAACTTATCATTAAACGAATTAAGAAACTAGCTAAAAACTATCACCCATTTTCTATAGCCGCACAGGGTTTAACAACCACGCCAAGCCGCTATGTCATGCTTACTGTGCAGCCGCAAAAATACTTACAACAGCTCAGTAATGCAGTTGTTCTCGCGGTAAATGATTTACGTGACCGTGCAGCAAACATTCCAGCTTGGGCAGCGCACAATCCACAAAAATTAAAGAGCTTTCAAACTTATGGCAGCCCTAATGTGTTTGCTGACTATACGCCTCATATTACTTTCCTTGCACCTCATGTCACTTACTCAGCCCAAGAAGAGCAATCTATTTATCAACACTTACAGCATCTTGTAAACGAATTTAATCAGCGCTACCCAGCTCTGGTAAAAGCCCGGGTAAGCGCGATTGGTATTGGTCTTGCAGATAACCAAGGACAAATTACTAAAGAATTAGCATCCTTTTTACTTTACTAG